Part of the Candidatus Cloacimonadota bacterium genome, TTCGGAATGTGCTTTTTCGATTGCCTTTTGGTGGCTAATAGTTCCCGAATGTTGCAAAATATTTTTATTGGTCATTTTTAGGAAAGTATCTAACTGCTTGATCCAATCATTCATATACATAGGAGTTCGTTCCAATGCCTGAATTTCTGCAATTTCCAAAAATGCTGTTACCATTCTGTTTAAGATGTTCAATTCTTTTTCTGAAAGATAATTTTTGGCAATTTCGGTTTCTTTCTTTGTTGGAACTACACCTTTAAAATTGGTTAAACCGATATGTTCTTTTGCAGAATCTACTCTTCTGTAAACAGTTTCGGCTGCGGTTTCGTTGTGTGTT contains:
- the rhuM gene encoding RhuM family protein, whose translation is GNYFDELLARIRDIRSSEKVFWRKVLDIYATSIDYDPKTEQSVTVFKTIQNKMHWATHNETAAETVYRRVDSAKEHIGLTNFKGVVPTKKETEIAKNYLSEKELNILNRMVTAFLEIAEIQALERTPMYMNDWIKQLDTFLKMTNKNILQHSGTISHQKAIEKAHSEYDLYKEKIKNRITQVEKDFIKQLDNY